DNA from Bacillus marinisedimentorum:
CGTTCCCCTTTAGCCGCTGCCTTCTTATCTGCTTTTTAAACCTTTTACTTAATACCAATTATTTCAAATACACGAGCCGAACTCAATCATTATTTTCATTAAAGAGGAGGCTCATTTATTACTCATATGCCTCTAATCGTACGACTTATCAAGTAGTTCTAAATAGTTTAAAGACAGGGCCTGAAAGTCTTACATAAATTGGTAATTTAAAGTAAAAAAGGTGCCCGGCCCCCGCTGTTCTATTGCGTAAGAGGGGTTCGGACACCTTCTTTTTATTCGACGAGTTCTGTTGCTTTTGCATTCATTTCAATCTGCTCCGCGTTTTTAGCACCCGGAATGACAGTCGTGACTGCCGGGTTTTTCAGGCACCATGCCAGCGCCCAGGAAGCCATCGGCACGCCTTCCGGAACTTCGCTGCGCTTGATTTCTTCCACCTGTTTCAACAGTTCGTCCGTCTTTTCACGGTCATGTTTTGAGCGGACGTCATCGTTCGCAAACTCAGCCCCGGGCTTGTATTTGCCGCTCAAATATCCGCTTGCCAGCGGAACGCGGGCGAGCACGCCGAGATTTTGCTCCTCGACCGCCGGGAATATTTTTTCTTCAGGAGCCCGGTCGAGCCTGTTGTAGACGACCTGGATTGCGTCAAAACCGTAGTCAGTGGCTTTCTTTGTCTGATAGTCGTCATCATTTTTGCGGAGGGATACACCAAGATGGCGGATTTTTCCCGCCTGGACCTGCTTATCAAGCATCGTCCAGAGGTCATCGTTATCAAATTCTTCATC
Protein-coding regions in this window:
- a CDS encoding aldo/keto reductase gives rise to the protein MKYRTLGKTNLDVSVVGVGTWQYGGEWGKEFSQDEVDGILDKSKEVGINLIDTAECYGDHLSERLIGDYLSRRSREDWVVATKFGHHFHGNFDRTRHWDPEDVLKQLDESLKALKTDYIDLYQAHSCSDEEFDNDDLWTMLDKQVQAGKIRHLGVSLRKNDDDYQTKKATDYGFDAIQVVYNRLDRAPEEKIFPAVEEQNLGVLARVPLASGYLSGKYKPGAEFANDDVRSKHDREKTDELLKQVEEIKRSEVPEGVPMASWALAWCLKNPAVTTVIPGAKNAEQIEMNAKATELVE